In Brassica napus cultivar Da-Ae chromosome C2, Da-Ae, whole genome shotgun sequence, the sequence CGCGAAAGGGCAGGTTTAATGTTACTGGGCGCCGTAAACTCGAGTCATGCCGATTCGTGGCAGATGTGGCTGCAAGTACCGCATGGCAGATAGTGCCAAAAGGGGCCAAATGGCTGCGAGCGGGCAGTTACCCCACTTGTCTGGTCCTGGATCTGAGGCTGTCCATGTTTCTCCACGCCGTAGTGGCTAGCTGTGATTTTTGGATCATTTCTTAGGAGTAGGACACATGCTTTCTGTTTTACTTGTTGGCTTTGGTGTATTTCATTTCTAAAGGTTTTCTATTGATTGTATAGATAACTTGAGGTTTCAAAACTATCGTAGTCGTACTCCATTTCATTTATTATattcattcatttattttgaaagagaTCTTGAGTAAATTTTATCATCGTTTTATGTGCCTCCCTTGATTGATGTGTGATTGTGTGTGTTCTTTTCTGTTTCAGCCGTTATGTTTGAAGTTTGAAGATTGGAATTAATGAACAAATTTCAACTAACAGTGAGAGAACTGTAACGACCCAAAACTTGTGGCCTTAAATTTTCTTTAGGAAGCCACTAGGAGTGTGGCCCACTAGGATAAATCTAGGGTTTCCCTTCTTTTTACTATAAATAAAGATGTCTCCTCTCCCATTTGTCTCATTCAGAAACAAAAGCGTAGCTATGCAAAGATCTAGAGAGAATAGAAAAACCTAGCCATCAAGGtttcacctctctctctctctctctctctctctctctctctctctctctctctctctctctctctctctctctctctctctctctctctctctctctctctctctctctatctatctatctctatctctctctccctctctctctcgaaatctctctcctctctctctccccagccgatctctctctccccttGCCGGCGACCGTGTATGGTGGTGACCGAGTGGTGGTTGGTCGTTGTTCGTTGTTGTTGCACGATCTATTGTTCTCTTATTCCAGTTCCCAGATTTATCTCCAGATCTAGTTGAAGGTGAGCTGATTTGAACACAGTTCTCTCTCATGTTCTTTATACTTCTTGATGTTGTAATTATGGTTGGTTAGACCTTGTTTGAAGTTAGATTGATATATAATAATggatgctaggttgatagatctATGAATCATGCTGCATAAGAACTTTCATATTGATTAAGTGACTTAATGGACTGCCTTGTGTTGATGTGAACGAATGATATTGTTACGTGCTTGTGTGATTGGTTGCCTTGATTCTTGTAGTGACTTTCTTTGAAAGCTAAGTTGCTAGAAAGAACTACATGCTTAAGTAATTAGATGAAGTTACAATTGGTATCGTTGCAATTGGTATCAAAACTGAATGAAAGATGAATGATAATGAGTGTGATGTGTATTGTATGTGACACCGAGAATGTGTCACGGATAATGGAAATGAGAACGTTAATGAATGTGAATGATATAAGACACCGAGAATAGGTAGTGTTTAGAAAGATGATGATTAGTTAATGTAATGTGACCATAAAAGGGCGGAATTAATGTAATGGGCCGCGAAAGGGTGGGTTTAATGTTAATGGACGCCATAAGATCGAGCCATGCCGTGTCATGGCAGATGTGGCTGCAAGTACCTCATGGCAGATAGTGCCAAAAGGGGCCAAATAGCTGCGAGCGGGCAGTTAAATAGGAATCCTCGAAACAGTTGTTAACGTACGATCTCAAAGGATAGGCTGACACGTGGAAGGACTTCCATGAGCATGCCATAGGTCCTTAGAGTCTAGGTTGTTTGGTGTCAGGTCTGTCAAGTCAGTCGACTCCATGTGTAGCAATGACTGAGTTCTTGCAATGCTTGATGATATGCTAATGCAGTTGCATTGATTGATTGTTAGTGGCTAGTCAGTCATTTTCTCCTCATTGAGTAGCATAAAGTTTCGTGTGGGGAGTCTGGTAAAACTACTTTACTGAGTAACCCATTTATTCATTCCCTCCCTTCAATTTCTCTGTGAGCATGACTGTAAACAAAAGTATATGAATTATGGTTGGATTGGTATTTCACAGAAGGCAGTGCGTCCAGGATCTTCGGGACCTGTAACAGTACACGGAGGAGGTCTAAAATGAGTAGACGCGTGTCTATAACGTCTACTCCGAACCCCGGTCTAGACTTCAGGGGAGCGGGCCGTTACACGTGCTTAATTAGATATCCATTTTAAGAAACTTTTGGATGTTTCAGATTCTGATGAAATAGTACTTGAAGTAGTCAGTTTTCTGGGGTCTTATATAAACTTAATGCATATGTACATTAACTGACTGTGAATACGAGATTTGACTTAAAGATGTCTTCGAAAATGATAGTCTACTACCACACTTAGAAATCTTCGACACAATATAACGACCATATATATTCTATAAAGACTATATAGAGTCATAAATTATTAtgcatataaaaaattatagtatGACCTATGAAGGTGAACAAGAAAAGGATAATCCAATGTGGCAACCACCCACAaactttattataaatataagtagACAGGAAGGAGGTGGTTGTTAAACGCAAAGAAAACATTCGATTTTACAGAAACAAAACTAgataaatcttttttaaaaatcaagagagagagagagagagagagagagagagagagagagagaaaatgaagGAAGAACAATGGGCACCAGTGATAGTAATGCTAATATCAAGTGTTGCAATGGGTTCAGTTAATGCTCTCGTTAAGAAAGCACTTGATGTTGGTGTTAATCATATGATCTTTGCTGCATATAGAATGTCTATTTCTGGTTTGATATTGGTTCCGTTTTCTTATATTTGGGAGAGGTACGAACAGTTTGATACTTGTGTACCAAACTCGATCTTCGTTACTTTACTACGTTTTGTTTTAAGTAAATTTATTCGTATGATTTGATTTCGTGCGTTAAAGTAACAAAACATTATAAAGTTATgctaataacaaaatttaaagtaacagaaaaatttattaagttatgtaaatttatttgtttttcatgcaTGAACCAAATATTGCAGAACTATATCTTAAAATTCAGactatttacatatttatgtaatataatGATTTATTGTTTCAGATATCATGTAAGTAGTGGCTTGCAGATTCTTGGGTGCTTaaggaaaatttcaaaatacagattttaatataattatggggtataattattttaactgaatatatttcaatggtataaaataaatttttaaataaaaatttaaaagcttATAACTGACTTTTCTGAtattaacaaatgaaaattattttatggtttatcAGAAACTTATCCATatgatatttttatgatttcttATATGCTTAATCATATTATATGTGTATTTACAGTACTCCTTCCATTTTAAAAAAGAGCCACATTTTAGAAAACAATTGTttcaaaatgatatatttttacatttcaaTGTGTTATTTAAtggtaaattgtaaacttcaaaaacaaaatttctatttattaaaattccacTGGTTAATTTTTGGAGAAAtagttaattacaaaaaaatgatgcattgataatgaaaatttaatatctttttaataCATGTAAAAATTCTATAACACATATCTTTTTGAATAGAGgtaatacaattttttattgTGTTTATATTTAAGTAATGAAATTTGCCTAATTTTTGTATGCCTTTTTGTTATAGGAAAACAAGACCAATGTTAACGTTCATGCTCTTGTGCGAGCATTTCATCAGCGGATTACTTGGGTTTGTCCCTTTTCATGTGTTCTTTTTATTGCCTATTTCCACTACTTTCatgattttatttaacttttttggttgctaaaatgattttgtttactttctaaaaagaaaaaaaaaaggaaaaaagaagaaaggatAAAAGAGTTTTCTAACACGTTATTTATCTCTTAGTACAAGGccctatactttttttttttttttggtaaaatagcCCTATACTTTGTTTCCTTTATTTATCATTGCTTTCTAATAAATAACGCAGGGCAAGTTTGATGCAATTTTTCTTTCTGCTTGGACTATCGTACACGTCACCCACTGTTGCGATGGCTCTAAATAGCATGTTACCCGCTATTACCTTTGCGCTAGCTCTTATTTTCAggtaatgaaaataatttaattactGTTTAGAActtccaaaatcacaaaaagatCTCCTAATTTTAACTAAAAGAAAATTGCAGAATAGAGAATGCACAAAAACTGAAGAGCAGAGCAGGCGTGCTCAAGTTAATAGGAACCCTAATTTGCATACTTGGAGCAATGTTCTTAACATTCTACAAAGGTCTTCAAGTATCAAATCCTCATTCTCATCCAGAGGCTATTGACAACATTACATTACATAACAATGGTCACGACCAAGCAAAGAAATGGCTTCTAGGCTGTGTTTACTTGTTCACTGGGATAGTGTTATTGTCGCTATGGATGTTGTTTCAAGGGAAATTAAGCGTTAAGTATCCGTGTACTAAGTACTCAAGTACTTGCCTCATGTCGGTCTTCGCAGCATTTCAATGTGCCATTTTGAGTCTTTATAAGAGTAGAGAAATCGAAGATTGGATCATCAAAGACAAACTCGTCATCTTCGTTATcctttacgctgtaagtttttcTGTAAGTTTTTCATATATCATAATAtatgcaaaaaataaaataatacataaaattggcattaagaaaaagattataaaactGCCCAGTCCTATATGCAATACATAAAATTGGCATTAAGTAGAGACGAAGAGTAGTAAGTTTCttcactttgatttttttttttttttttgattaacctgGAGGGACTTCCACTCCCAGGGGCCAACCCCTCAGTGCGAGGCGGACCATTTGGTACTATGGGGAATTAGATACCCCAATTGCCTGGCCAGCGGTTCGAATCCGGGTGCGTATTGAAGCCGAAGCTCTCTCAACACCACCCCCGCTGGTTAAAAAGGGTTAAGTAAACTAATGGGTTCACTTTGATATTGTCACCTTTATCTATTGTGACattctttttttaaacattCTCGTAGTAATCTCAAAAGTCGCTTTATCAACTGCGAAACCCTTTTCTGAGAGCATCTTTAATTAATAGGTAGATCCCCAataaagaatattttatttttactgatATTAATAGAACATAATTGCGTAAGTAATTAcgtaattatgtaatttaattacttatgtaattaaattgtagctacaaaaaataatagaacATAATTACGTAAgtaaatgttaattattaaaaacaataaaccATT encodes:
- the LOC106422175 gene encoding WAT1-related protein At4g01430; its protein translation is MKEEQWAPVIVMLISSVAMGSVNALVKKALDVGVNHMIFAAYRMSISGLILVPFSYIWERKTRPMLTFMLLCEHFISGLLGASLMQFFFLLGLSYTSPTVAMALNSMLPAITFALALIFRIENAQKLKSRAGVLKLIGTLICILGAMFLTFYKGLQVSNPHSHPEAIDNITLHNNGHDQAKKWLLGCVYLFTGIVLLSLWMLFQGKLSVKYPCTKYSSTCLMSVFAAFQCAILSLYKSREIEDWIIKDKLVIFVILYAGIVGQAMSTVVTSWSIKRTGAVFVSTFSPVSLVSATLFDFLILRSPLYLGSIIGSVVTITGLNVFLWGKRSETDQTVSKILTTSKSCQMIENEDNMTVDDNNTKLPV